The Panicum virgatum strain AP13 chromosome 3N, P.virgatum_v5, whole genome shotgun sequence genome includes the window ACTACCGGCTTGCATGCCAGGCCGGAGGGGCAAGCGACGACCGCTTCGTCATCCAGTACCTCCCTATATGCCTGGGAGAGAACGTCCATGCCTGGCTGGACTTCTTGCCCGCCGACTCCATCGGCAGCTGGGCAGACCTTCAAAgagacttcatcggcaactttcAAGGCACGTACGTACGTCCTGGCAACTCTTGGGTTCTCAAGAACTGCAAGCAGGAGCCCGGTGAGTCTCTGTGCGACTACATCcggtgcttctccaagcagtgcaactCACTGCCAGGCGTCGTCGACGCCAACACCATCGGCGCATTCCTTAGCGGGACGCACTGCAAGACCCTGGTCCACAAACTAGGGTGCCAGAAGATGCGCACTACGCACGAGCTCCTGGAGATCGCCACCAGCCACGCCTCCGGCGGGGAGGCGGTTGGGGCCGTCTTCGAGCACGACCAGCACGTGGTGAAAGAAAAGCGACGTGACCGCGACAGGCCTTCCTCGAGCCTcgaggacaacaagagcaagaagaATCGTCGACCCCCCGCTATCGGCGAGGTCGCGGCAGCGGAATGCCAAGATAAGCGCCTGCCGAGAAACGACCACTTCAGCCAACTCCTGGAAAAGCCTTGCACCAACCATGGCTATCCGGTGAACCACAAGTTCAGGGACTGCGATATGATGAAGCACCTCCTCCGACGGATAGCCAAGACCAACAGTGACAGCTGCGACAAGAGGCCCGACGCCGACCAGGACAGAGGGAAGCCGGCGGATGGAGAGTTCCCGGATGTGGATCGGTGCTTGGTGATCATCGGCGACCTGGAGGACGAGTGCTCTAGACGACTACAGAAGGTTCGGCTCCGCGAGGTATGTGCTGCTGCAGGTTCCATTCCTAGAAAGCTGAAGTGGGCGTCCACACCCATTATTTTCGATCAGGATGACCACCCGGCAAACGTCCCTCGACCCAGGAGCTATCCCCTCGTCATTGACCCCGTCGTTAGCAACATGCGCCTGTCCAAGGTACtgatggacggaggcagcagcctcaataTCCTCTACGTCGACACCTTGGAAGCCATGGGAATCCCGCGAGGCTGCTTGCGGGAATCCCTCTTCCCCTTCTATAGCATCCTGCCAGGCATGATGGCGTACCCAGTCGGCAACATCGACTTGCCGGTTACGCTAGGCAGCAAAGCCAACTTCCGCACCGAAACCCTCACGTTTGAGGTGGTGGACTGGAAGGGGGTGTACCATGCCATTCTCGGGCGCCccgcctacgccaagttcatggcggtgcccaactacacctacctcaagctcaagctgCTGGGCCCAAACGGTGTCATCACCGTGAGCGGCTCCTTCGAACAGGCCTACGTGAGCAGCCGCGAGTACTATgacctcgccaccaccgcggcaAACTCAGCTGAGCTCGGTCAGcttcgcgccgccaccgccgagtgCTGCCCTGACCCTGGCAGGCCTAGCCAGGCACCGGCCTTCGTCTCAACCGACAAGACCAAGACGGTCATGGTCGACGACGCTGATCCAACCAAGACGGTGCGGATCAGCTCTCAGCTGCCGGCCAAATAGGAACACgcgctcgtcgacttcctccgcgccaacaagGACACTTTTGCCTGGAAGCCGTCCGATATGCCGGGCATcccaagggaggtcgccgagcacgaaCTCTGCATTTTGCCGGGATCCAAGCCCGTCCAGCAACGACTACGCCGCTTCGACGACGAGAGGTGCAGGGTCATAGGAGAGGAGATAGCTAAGCTATTAGCTgttggcttcatcaaggaagtctaccactcCAACTGGCTCTCTAatccagtccttgtaaaaaagaaaactagtcaatggagaatgtgtgttgattacaccagcctgaacaaggcatgccccaaagacccttttcctttgcctaggatagatcagataatcgactccacctccgggtgcaaAATCTTCTCTTTCCTAGACGCCTACTCGTGCTATCACTAGATAGCGATGAAGGAATCTGACCAGCTCACGACATCCTTCATCACACCATTTGGCTCATACTGCTACGTGTCAATGCCGTTCAGTCTCAAGAATGCAGGGGCAACATACCAGCGATGCATGCAAGCCTGCTTTTCCGACCAGATCAACGCACCAATCAACCCCGACCGGCCGGACTCGCCTCGGGCGACGGTCGCGGTCTATGTTGACGACATCGTCATCAAAACACCTCGCGCGGACGACCTGGTCGCCACCTGAGCGCCACGTTTGCAAATCTCAAGAGATTCAACATCAAGTTGAATCCCGAGAAATGCACATTCGGTGTGCCCAAGGGCAAACTTCTCAAGTACATGGTGTCCGAGCGTGGCATCGAAGCCAACCGCGACAAAATCGTAGCCATCACCAACATAGGGCCCATCCGCGGCGTTAAGGGTGTCCAGCGGTTAACCGGGTGCctggcggcgctcggccggttCATCGCCCGGCTGGGAGAGCGAGGCTTACCGCTGTACAAACTCCTCAAGAAATCCAACACCTTTGTCTAGACAGAGGAGGCATAGGCGGCCCTCAACCGCCTCAAAGCCCAATTATCCTCTCCGCCGATGCTCGTCACACCAGACCCCTACGAACCCCATTTGCTCAACTTAGCTGCCACTAACCATATGGTCAGCGCCGCCCTGGCGGTCGAAAGGGAAGAACAGGGACATGCCCTTAAGGTCCAACGACCCGTTTACTTCGTCAGCGAAGTGCTGACCGACACCAAGTCACGGTACCCACAGACACAACAACTTCTCTATGCCGTCATCATGACGGCCAAGAAGCTGCATCACTACTTCACCGAGCACGAGGTGTCGGTCATCACCTCATTCCCACTTTGAGAAGTTGTTCGCAACCGCGACGCCGTGGGACAGATTTCTAAATGGGCAGTCGAGCTTATGGGCTATGacgtcaagttcgtgccacgcacGGCGATAAAATCCCAGGCCCTGGCCGATTTCATCGC containing:
- the LOC120667808 gene encoding uncharacterized protein LOC120667808 produces the protein MWLEDYRLACQAGGASDDRFVIQYLPICLGENVHAWLDFLPADSIGSWADLQRDFIGNFQGTYVRPGNSWVLKNCKQEPGESLCDYIRCFSKQCNSLPGVVDANTIGAFLSGTHCKTLVHKLGCQKMRTTHELLEIATSHASGGEAVGAVFEHDQHVVKEKRRDRDRPSSSLEDNKSKKNRRPPAIGEVAAAECQDKRLPRNDHFSQLLEKPCTNHGYPVNHKFRDCDMMKHLLRRIAKTNSDSCDKRPDADQDRGKPADGEFPDVDRCLVIIGDLEDECSRRLQKVRLREVCAAAGSIPRKLKWASTPIIFDQDDHPANVPRPRSYPLVIDPVVSNMRLSKVLMDGGSSLNILYVDTLEAMGIPRGCLRESLFPFYSILPGMMAYPVGNIDLPVTLGSKANFRTETLTFEVVDWKGVYHAILGRPAYAKFMAAYVSSREYYDLATTAANSAELGQLRAATAECCPDPGRPSQAPAFVSTDKTKTVMVDDADPTKTVRISSQLPAK